One Novipirellula galeiformis genomic window, TAGATTCCGCATCGCGTTCGTGGCGAATGGTGGTCAACGAGTTTTCGTTTTTTTCAGTTCAGTGGGGGTGTTTGCTGGCAACGCTGACGCCGAGCGGATAGAATCGCGAATGAAGAATGCGTCTGGGTTGCGTGGGCTCTGCTGAGATTTTCTGTTTGAGCCCTCTCTCAAGACTGCAGACCCTGAACGAGCCTGCGGGTACGAACGAGAGAATTTCAGCAGGAACCTACAGCATGAAAAAGCAGCACTCCGAAGGTGCTGCGGCTATCAAACTGATGAGGTGAACGCATGGGTGCGGGATGGTACTACATCGCAAGCGGCTGGATCCGAAAGACACGCCGGATCGGCCCCATTTCAGAGTCGGATTTGCTTCATCTCATCGATGACGGCAAAATCTCTCCGGAAACGTTGTTGCAAAGCAGCAAGACCAAAGGGAAATGGGTTCCGATGAACGCGGTGGACCCCGCCATGAAACGCTGGCAAGAATCCCATTTCAACGAGCCTGAGACGTAGCCATCGGGCAAGCCACTTTTCGGTCTTCGCCTCGATCCACAGTCCGGTCCAACGATTGACCATCGCATCCGTGCTGCAACAGCCCCCTCCATTCCATGCGGGGGCCCTCGATTTCGAAGTGACGCTATCGTTGTTTTTTCTAGGAAATCGTAACCCGAACCGTCCGCGAGGAAGGGAATCTAGAGCGATATTCCCTCGCTTAGGCTTCGGATTTTAGAAAGCCCATCACTTCAAAACGCGTCCACGGGGCACCATGGATTTGGCGTTGTGGTGTTCACAGCGACTGAACCGCCGAATCAAATGACCTGCTCCCCGCTGCCAAAGGGCGTGTGCCCTAAAACATTGCCGCGAGAATAAGTGTCTAATCTAGTGGTGGCCGCGGTCGTCAGGTTTTGCAGGAAAGCGTTGCGAGCGTTTTGGCGAGTTTGGCTGTGGCATTGAATGACCGCACGAATGACCACACGACAGCGAAGCGATGGCAACGACGACCTCAACTAAAACTCTGGCGGACTACGCAGCCATTGCTGTCGCACCGCTGCTGATCTTCTTGATGATCAACAGCCTCGCGAACTACTTGATGTTGGTTCTGTATCACGGCGGTTACTCCGAGCGAGTTTCGTGGACCCTGTTCATGTACACGATGGGAGTGGTCAGCGTAGCGAGAATTGCCATCCAGCGAGATCGCGGTTATGCGATGGGCTATCTATGCGCCCTGGCCGCGGTGACTTTTTTGGCGATGATGCGATTCGTCGGCGCACCGTTTTTCAGCCTCTTTATGTTGGCGTTGATCGCGTTTCTTTCCGACCGCATCGTCCACGACTGCACCCTGATTGACGAATCCGTGGATGCGAGCGGACAAGGGCTACTGGACGCTGGCGGCCATTTTGTTCGCAAACAACTGCAAGTCCCACCGCGACCGCAGGCATCCCAATCGAGCCCTGAGGGTGAGATTCCGCATCACAAAACACGAGTCTCTCCCCACAAACGAGGCTCGCATCCACCGGGCCGAACGGTCCTGTATCTGGCGCTTGCTGCGTTGCCGATGTTTGGAATCGGCCAGCTCTTTCTGCGTACCGATGCGGGCGCAGCAAATCGTGCGGTTTGGTTACTGGCGGTCTATCTATTCTCGAGTTTTTCGCTGTTGGTGACGACCAGCTTTCTCGGACTCCGACGATACCTGCGGCAACGCGGTGTCGACATGCCCAATAACGTTTCTGCGGGATGGATCCTGGGCGGCTTGGTCGTCATCGCTCTCGTGCTTGCGATCGCCTACTTGGCCCCCCTTCCCGGCCAGACGCTTGCATCAATCCGGCTGCCGGAATTCATGGAACCTTCAAAGGACCTCACCGCCAGCCAGTACGGGCAGGGCAACGAAGCGGCGGAAAAAAAGAAAGAGGACGCCGCGGTTACCAGCCAGGATCCAAACGCCGCCGCTAAACCAACGCAAGAAACCACCAGCAAAGAGGGGGCTCCCCCAGGACCCGCGGCGGAGGGCAAAAGTGAATCGGGGCCGCCCGGAAAACAGGACGGTGGTCAAAAATCCTCTTCCACCGATCCATCGAGTGATCGCAAAAAAGAATCCCCGACCGAGTCGGGAAAGTCCTCCGAATCACAGGATGGCAAACCGCAGCAACCGCCCGCCCAAAGCAACGATTCCAAGGGCGAAAGCCAACAACCCGGCGAATCAAAATCCAACGAGACTCAAACGGATCGCCCCCAGTCAGACTCAACCCAGTCAGACTCAACCCAGTCGGCGGCAAGCGAGCCGCCATCGGAGCCCGAGCCGCCATCCGCCCGCCCACCTTCGTCGATGCCGGCGCTACTAAACACGCTTGGCACATTGTTGCGTTGGATCATTGCGTTAGCGTTAGCAAGCCTAGTCGCATTCTACCTCTACCTTCATCTCGATGCGATTCGAGCTTGGTTGCGTGGGCTTGGGTTGGGTAGATCCACAGGCTCGGAAAACC contains:
- a CDS encoding DUF4339 domain-containing protein, yielding MGAGWYYIASGWIRKTRRIGPISESDLLHLIDDGKISPETLLQSSKTKGKWVPMNAVDPAMKRWQESHFNEPET
- a CDS encoding DUF4129 domain-containing protein, with protein sequence MATTTSTKTLADYAAIAVAPLLIFLMINSLANYLMLVLYHGGYSERVSWTLFMYTMGVVSVARIAIQRDRGYAMGYLCALAAVTFLAMMRFVGAPFFSLFMLALIAFLSDRIVHDCTLIDESVDASGQGLLDAGGHFVRKQLQVPPRPQASQSSPEGEIPHHKTRVSPHKRGSHPPGRTVLYLALAALPMFGIGQLFLRTDAGAANRAVWLLAVYLFSSFSLLVTTSFLGLRRYLRQRGVDMPNNVSAGWILGGLVVIALVLAIAYLAPLPGQTLASIRLPEFMEPSKDLTASQYGQGNEAAEKKKEDAAVTSQDPNAAAKPTQETTSKEGAPPGPAAEGKSESGPPGKQDGGQKSSSTDPSSDRKKESPTESGKSSESQDGKPQQPPAQSNDSKGESQQPGESKSNETQTDRPQSDSTQSDSTQSAASEPPSEPEPPSARPPSSMPALLNTLGTLLRWIIALALASLVAFYLYLHLDAIRAWLRGLGLGRSTGSENPANETPDRATHHPTKPFAAFRNPIGVEQDPRQIVIVTFQAFEAWTRERGAHRLKDETPSEFLKRIAGTIPQLATPALDVVNAYNRIVYGGEMATPADVSASDRVWKTMKSSAPTKRTRPPQPLSHPSLD